The Gaiella occulta genome has a window encoding:
- a CDS encoding pseudouridine-5'-phosphate glycosidase, which translates to MLDLIHVSDEVASALEDGRAVVALETTLVAHGFPAPDGVQVGLGSEAAVRAAGAIPATTGVLDGKIRIGLTESQLERFTPQARKLGPRDLAVCAVQGAVGATTVGGTLTAAAAVGIRFMGTGGLGGVHRGFPTPPDVSADLGAAARIPTVIASSGVKSLLDVAATVELLETLGVPVLGYRTDTLPLFYQADGGPPVSARVESAAEIARIADAHWRLGGNAVLVGRPPDESLEVERLIAEAVAAAERQGVSGQGVTPFVLAYLHEHSAGETRRVNRDLIVANAGLAGEIAVAYAALEQAAL; encoded by the coding sequence ATGCTCGACCTGATCCACGTCAGCGACGAGGTGGCGTCCGCGCTCGAGGACGGGCGCGCCGTCGTCGCGCTCGAGACCACGCTCGTGGCGCACGGCTTTCCGGCGCCGGACGGCGTCCAGGTCGGTCTCGGCAGCGAGGCAGCCGTCCGTGCCGCCGGCGCGATCCCCGCCACCACGGGGGTGCTCGACGGGAAGATCCGGATCGGGCTGACGGAGTCGCAGCTCGAGCGCTTCACGCCGCAGGCACGCAAGCTCGGCCCGCGCGACCTCGCAGTCTGCGCGGTGCAGGGCGCGGTCGGGGCGACGACGGTCGGGGGGACGCTGACGGCGGCGGCGGCCGTCGGCATCCGCTTCATGGGCACCGGGGGGCTCGGCGGAGTTCACCGCGGCTTTCCGACGCCGCCGGACGTCTCCGCCGACCTCGGCGCGGCCGCCCGTATCCCCACCGTGATCGCGTCGTCCGGCGTTAAGTCGCTGCTCGACGTGGCGGCCACCGTGGAGCTGCTCGAGACGCTCGGCGTTCCCGTCCTCGGCTACCGCACGGACACGCTGCCGCTCTTCTATCAGGCCGACGGCGGCCCCCCCGTCTCGGCGCGCGTCGAGAGCGCCGCAGAGATCGCGCGCATCGCCGACGCGCACTGGCGCCTGGGCGGCAACGCCGTCCTCGTCGGGCGGCCTCCGGACGAGAGCCTGGAGGTCGAGCGGCTGATCGCGGAAGCCGTGGCAGCCGCCGAGCGGCAGGGCGTCTCGGGCCAGGGCGTGACCCCGTTCGTGCTCGCGTACCTGCACGAGCACTCCGCAGGCGAGACCCGCCGCGTCAACCGCGACCTCATCGTCGCCAACGCCGGCCTCGCGGGCGAGATCGCCGTCGCGTACGCGGCACTCGAGCAGGCCGCGCTCTGA